The Candidatus Thermoplasmatota archaeon genome contains a region encoding:
- the ilvE gene encoding branched-chain-amino-acid transaminase — MATAMGPGSEDGAKPDGLVIYIDGAWVPEARAAISVFDHGFLYGDGVFEGIRAYNGRVFRLDEHLDRMYDSAKAIALEIPHTKAQFAEIILETLRRNNLRDAYIRPVVARGVGDLGLDPRKCKKATVVVITKPLISLYPKERYEKGLTLVTVSTRRTPPECVSPNIKSLNYLNNILGRIEANTRGADEGIMLDTHGFVSEATADNIFLIRKGVVLTPPPHNTLKGITRQTAIEVARAEGYEVREETITLFDVYSADEVFITGTAAELAPVVVVDGRKIGDGKPGPVTKHLTAAFRTLCNQTGTPIDAEERERVLA; from the coding sequence ATGGCCACGGCGATGGGACCCGGCTCGGAGGACGGCGCCAAGCCCGACGGACTCGTGATCTACATCGACGGCGCGTGGGTCCCCGAGGCCCGGGCGGCCATCTCGGTCTTCGACCACGGCTTCCTGTACGGGGACGGTGTCTTCGAGGGCATCCGCGCCTACAACGGGCGCGTCTTCCGGCTCGACGAGCACCTCGACCGCATGTACGACTCGGCCAAAGCCATCGCGCTCGAGATCCCCCACACGAAGGCCCAGTTCGCCGAGATCATCCTCGAGACGCTGCGGCGCAACAACCTGCGCGACGCGTACATCCGGCCCGTCGTGGCGCGCGGCGTCGGCGACCTTGGCCTTGACCCCCGCAAGTGCAAGAAGGCCACCGTCGTCGTCATCACGAAGCCCCTCATCTCGCTGTACCCGAAGGAGCGGTACGAGAAGGGCCTCACGCTCGTCACGGTGAGCACGCGCCGCACGCCCCCCGAGTGCGTGTCGCCCAACATCAAGAGCCTCAACTACCTCAACAACATCCTCGGACGCATCGAGGCGAACACGCGCGGCGCCGACGAGGGCATCATGCTCGACACGCACGGCTTTGTCTCGGAGGCCACCGCGGACAACATCTTCCTCATCCGAAAAGGCGTCGTGCTCACGCCGCCTCCGCACAACACGCTGAAGGGCATCACGCGCCAGACCGCAATCGAGGTGGCCCGCGCCGAGGGCTACGAGGTCCGCGAGGAGACGATCACGCTCTTTGACGTGTACAGCGCAGACGAGGTCTTCATCACGGGCACGGCCGCGGAGCTTGCGCCCGTGGTCGTCGTGGACGGCCGCAAGATCGGCGACGGAAAGCCCGGGCCGGTCACAAAGCACCTCACGGCCGCGTTCCGCACGCTGTGCAACCAGACGGGCACGCCCATCGACGCCGAAGAGAGGGAGCGCGTCCTGGCCTAG
- a CDS encoding threonine--tRNA ligase, translating to MRLLFIHADSVEYEAKKPALKGVPELPEDRRRGAMTEALVVYYSVEAGDEADAEGLCKLALQNIKDVAGQVKVANVALYPYAHLSSTLAKPQDAMRVGETLVQTVRADGSFALLAVPFGYYKSFSLKAKGHPLAELARTIRLDASAAPGKAGTPVDVHRKGAPEGALGSRTSSSADSEAVKREKTLQSTWYVLTPAGELVPAASFDFSSHRTLEKLYRYESAKVRATAGEPPHVKLMREQELVDYEPGSDSGNFRWYPKGQLVKRLLEEHVSNLVARAGAMRVETPIMYDYQHPALSKYLQRFPARQYTVQSEDKEFFLRFAACFGQYLIGHDMTISYKHLPLRLYELTHYSFRREQSGEVAGLKRLRAFTMPDMHTMVADVAQAKEEFEGQFRLSMRWMDDLGVPYEAAVRFVRSFYEENKDFAATLPRLLGRPVLVEMWDERFFYFVTKFEFNVVDTSDKASALSTVQIDVENGERFGIAFADASGQKRHPLLLHTSISGSVDRNVYAFLENEARKIAAGQKPAYPFWLAPTQVRLLPVRDEFVTACEKLAESLPCRADVDDRDEGIGRKIRDAEKEWVPLTIVYGEKEAASGKLPARLRDGTTRDLTFEELARYVVAERGDRPQAALPLPRRLSLRPAFRG from the coding sequence ATGCGCCTGCTCTTCATCCACGCCGACTCGGTCGAGTACGAGGCCAAGAAGCCCGCGTTGAAGGGCGTTCCCGAGCTTCCCGAGGACCGCCGCCGCGGCGCCATGACCGAGGCGCTTGTCGTCTACTACTCGGTGGAGGCGGGCGACGAGGCCGATGCGGAAGGCCTCTGCAAGCTCGCGCTCCAGAACATCAAGGACGTGGCCGGCCAGGTGAAGGTCGCAAACGTCGCGCTCTACCCGTACGCGCACCTCTCCTCGACGCTTGCCAAGCCCCAGGACGCCATGCGCGTGGGCGAGACCCTCGTGCAGACGGTGCGGGCGGACGGCTCGTTTGCCCTGCTCGCCGTTCCCTTCGGGTACTACAAGTCCTTCTCGCTGAAAGCCAAGGGCCACCCGCTTGCGGAGCTTGCGCGGACGATCCGGCTCGACGCGTCGGCCGCGCCCGGCAAGGCCGGGACGCCAGTCGATGTGCACCGAAAGGGGGCTCCGGAGGGCGCGCTTGGCAGCCGCACATCGTCGTCGGCGGACTCGGAGGCCGTGAAAAGGGAGAAGACCCTCCAGTCCACCTGGTACGTCCTCACGCCCGCAGGCGAGCTCGTTCCGGCCGCGTCGTTCGACTTCTCCTCGCACCGGACGCTCGAGAAGCTCTACCGCTACGAAAGCGCCAAGGTGCGCGCGACGGCGGGCGAGCCGCCCCACGTGAAGCTCATGCGCGAGCAGGAGCTCGTCGACTACGAGCCCGGCTCCGACTCGGGCAACTTCCGCTGGTACCCCAAGGGGCAGCTCGTGAAGCGCCTCCTCGAGGAGCACGTCTCGAACCTCGTCGCACGCGCCGGCGCCATGCGCGTCGAGACGCCCATCATGTACGACTACCAGCACCCGGCGCTCTCGAAGTACCTGCAGCGTTTCCCCGCGCGGCAGTACACGGTCCAGAGCGAGGACAAGGAGTTTTTCCTCCGCTTCGCCGCGTGCTTTGGCCAGTACCTCATCGGCCACGACATGACGATCAGCTACAAGCACCTGCCCCTGCGGCTCTACGAGCTCACGCACTACTCGTTCCGGCGCGAGCAGAGCGGGGAGGTGGCGGGCCTGAAGCGCCTCCGGGCCTTCACGATGCCCGACATGCACACGATGGTCGCCGACGTGGCGCAGGCCAAGGAGGAGTTCGAGGGCCAGTTCCGCCTCTCCATGCGCTGGATGGACGACCTCGGCGTACCCTACGAGGCCGCCGTGCGCTTCGTCCGCAGCTTCTACGAGGAGAACAAGGACTTCGCCGCCACCCTGCCCCGCCTCCTGGGCCGCCCCGTCCTCGTCGAGATGTGGGACGAGCGGTTCTTCTATTTCGTCACGAAGTTCGAGTTCAACGTCGTGGACACGAGCGACAAGGCAAGCGCGCTCTCCACCGTCCAGATCGACGTCGAGAACGGCGAGCGCTTCGGCATCGCCTTCGCCGACGCTTCGGGCCAGAAGCGGCACCCGCTCCTCCTGCACACGTCCATCAGCGGGAGCGTGGACCGCAACGTGTACGCCTTCCTCGAAAACGAGGCGCGCAAGATCGCCGCGGGCCAGAAACCGGCGTACCCCTTCTGGCTTGCCCCCACGCAGGTCCGCCTCCTTCCCGTCCGGGACGAATTCGTGACCGCCTGCGAGAAGCTCGCCGAGTCGCTGCCCTGCCGCGCGGACGTGGACGACCGGGACGAGGGCATCGGACGCAAGATCCGCGACGCGGAGAAGGAATGGGTGCCCCTCACGATCGTGTACGGCGAGAAGGAGGCCGCCTCGGGCAAGCTCCCCGCGCGCCTGCGCGACGGCACGACAAGGGATCTCACGTTCGAGGAGCTGGCGCGGTACGTCGTCGCCGAGCGGGGCGACCGTCCGCAGGCCGCCCTGCCGCTTCCGCGGCGATTGTCCCTGCGGCCGGCGTTCCGGGGCTGA
- a CDS encoding zinc ribbon domain-containing protein, protein MQFTTREELGRWFVDAATRVQQGDFGMAAGVAGMIFLFFFVMLAVQIVLAIWVYTDAQKRGDNAVLWLLIVLLTGLIGVVIWLVVRPPERGPYGVPGAPPPYGYASPPPGYAPPYGAPPPPYAPSPPPRPVDSTYPGAPSGSGYGAPNVFCPTCNAPNAASNRFCAACGRQLVA, encoded by the coding sequence ATGCAGTTCACCACCCGGGAGGAGCTTGGCCGCTGGTTCGTGGACGCGGCAACGCGGGTCCAGCAGGGCGACTTTGGCATGGCAGCCGGCGTCGCCGGCATGATCTTCCTGTTCTTCTTCGTCATGCTTGCCGTCCAGATCGTGCTGGCGATCTGGGTCTATACGGACGCCCAAAAACGCGGCGACAACGCCGTGCTGTGGCTCCTCATCGTCCTTCTCACGGGCCTCATCGGCGTCGTCATCTGGCTCGTGGTGCGCCCGCCCGAGCGCGGACCCTACGGCGTTCCGGGCGCGCCGCCGCCGTACGGGTACGCGTCGCCGCCGCCGGGCTACGCCCCGCCCTACGGGGCGCCGCCGCCCCCTTACGCCCCGAGCCCGCCGCCTCGTCCGGTCGACTCCACGTATCCGGGAGCGCCTTCCGGCTCCGGCTACGGGGCGCCCAACGTTTTCTGCCCGACGTGCAACGCGCCCAACGCGGCCTCGAACCGCTTCTGCGCGGCCTGCGGGCGCCAATTGGTGGCGTAG
- a CDS encoding zinc ribbon domain-containing protein encodes MGRMDLGQVLSGAFRIVFDNLGLYVSTMGVFIVLEGLVGALVLVAFLSDLPDPEASPALFLANLAAPTALAGVAGFVFTLFAVYFGIVVTDGLLRGERRGLSQAWAMGQGRFGHFAVTLLVTMLVPMLLIVGGLAPLFLTLVAGAASPEAFVAVAPLVFLSLLGAIVLAVWLYLRWYVAPVAAALEAPGAVGDRLSRSRALTQGSRLSILGLLVILAIVGAILSAIATAPLSLALGGESILVQALAQQAGGVLVSLVMTPVGVAAAVLVYASLAAPAPAPFVPVPWPAPPPSAARFCPACGAYLAEGAAFCGACGRSVGP; translated from the coding sequence ATGGGCCGGATGGACCTGGGCCAGGTGCTTTCGGGCGCCTTCCGCATCGTGTTCGACAACCTCGGGCTGTACGTCTCGACGATGGGCGTCTTCATCGTGCTCGAGGGGCTCGTTGGCGCGCTCGTTCTCGTCGCCTTCCTGTCGGACCTTCCCGATCCGGAGGCCTCGCCCGCGCTTTTCCTTGCGAACCTCGCCGCGCCCACGGCGCTTGCGGGCGTGGCGGGCTTCGTGTTCACGCTCTTTGCGGTGTACTTTGGCATCGTCGTCACCGACGGCCTGTTGCGCGGCGAGCGCCGGGGCCTCTCGCAGGCGTGGGCGATGGGGCAAGGACGGTTTGGCCACTTCGCGGTCACGTTGCTTGTCACCATGCTTGTGCCCATGCTCCTTATCGTGGGCGGCCTTGCGCCGCTGTTCTTGACGCTTGTCGCGGGTGCCGCGTCGCCGGAGGCGTTCGTCGCCGTGGCGCCGCTTGTCTTCCTGAGCCTCCTTGGCGCCATCGTGCTCGCCGTTTGGCTGTACCTGCGGTGGTACGTCGCGCCCGTGGCGGCCGCGCTCGAGGCGCCCGGCGCGGTGGGCGACCGCCTGTCGCGCAGCCGAGCCCTCACGCAGGGAAGCCGCCTGTCCATCCTGGGGCTCCTTGTGATCCTGGCGATTGTGGGGGCCATCCTTTCGGCCATCGCGACGGCGCCCCTCTCGCTCGCCTTGGGCGGAGAGTCGATCCTCGTCCAGGCCCTGGCGCAGCAGGCCGGCGGCGTCCTCGTCTCGTTGGTCATGACGCCGGTGGGTGTTGCGGCGGCCGTCTTGGTATACGCCTCGCTTGCCGCGCCTGCGCCGGCTCCCTTCGTGCCGGTTCCGTGGCCGGCTCCACCGCCTTCTGCGGCTCGTTTCTGTCCCGCTTGCGGCGCCTACCTTGCCGAGGGAGCGGCGTTTTGCGGCGCGTGCGGTCGATCGGTCGGCCCCTGA
- a CDS encoding UbiA family prenyltransferase yields the protein MDARAMTLREARGNAHESTSLARTALVVWRSLRPEFWLVCIFPMYMGYVIAARQPFPDVALWQAVWTQALTTGVDLGVVAAATGRWFAGQYAFVFAILCMGPLIWGSTLLFNDVCDLAADVSNPRRSETPLVRALLSPRTAMRLSVALAIAGLALAALISPVFLALMAACLALSWAYSSPPLRLKGRAGFDLLVNVFGIGVLCTLAGWSLAAPLEAFPFPYLLQPILLLASAYVPTTMVDEPFDREYGFDTIAVRLGIVRAWWLGLAFVLAANALYALTAWFDYVVTWRVFEVTWPLVVLETVAYAVGFYPWNGRLPTRRAFVAIAAAGIPFGLGQAIFIAHYTGALLL from the coding sequence GTGGACGCGCGCGCGATGACCCTCCGCGAGGCCCGGGGCAACGCGCACGAGAGTACGTCGCTTGCGCGCACCGCGCTTGTCGTCTGGCGCTCCCTGCGTCCCGAATTCTGGCTCGTGTGCATCTTCCCGATGTACATGGGCTACGTGATCGCCGCGCGACAGCCGTTTCCCGACGTCGCGCTGTGGCAGGCCGTGTGGACGCAGGCGCTCACGACCGGCGTCGACCTTGGCGTCGTGGCCGCCGCGACGGGACGCTGGTTCGCAGGGCAGTACGCCTTTGTCTTTGCCATCCTGTGCATGGGTCCGCTCATCTGGGGATCCACGCTCCTCTTCAACGACGTCTGCGACCTTGCCGCCGACGTCTCGAACCCTCGGCGCAGCGAGACGCCGCTCGTGCGCGCCCTCCTGTCGCCGCGCACGGCGATGCGGCTTTCGGTCGCGCTTGCAATCGCCGGCCTTGCGCTCGCGGCTCTCATCTCCCCCGTCTTCCTGGCCCTCATGGCCGCTTGCCTGGCGCTTTCGTGGGCGTACTCGTCGCCGCCGCTCCGCCTGAAGGGCCGCGCCGGATTCGACCTTCTCGTGAACGTCTTTGGAATCGGCGTCCTTTGCACGCTTGCAGGCTGGAGCCTTGCCGCGCCCCTGGAAGCGTTCCCCTTCCCCTACCTCCTGCAGCCGATCCTCCTCCTGGCAAGCGCCTACGTGCCGACGACGATGGTGGACGAGCCCTTCGACCGCGAGTACGGCTTCGACACGATCGCCGTGCGCTTGGGGATCGTGCGCGCGTGGTGGTTGGGCTTGGCCTTCGTGCTTGCCGCAAACGCGCTCTACGCGCTCACGGCCTGGTTCGACTACGTCGTGACGTGGCGGGTGTTCGAAGTGACCTGGCCGCTTGTGGTCCTGGAGACCGTCGCCTACGCCGTCGGCTTCTATCCGTGGAACGGCCGCCTGCCGACCCGGCGCGCGTTTGTGGCCATCGCGGCCGCCGGAATCCCCTTTGGCCTTGGCCAGGCGATCTTCATCGCGCACTACACGGGCGCGCTGTTGCTTTGA
- a CDS encoding Lrp/AsnC ligand binding domain-containing protein, with amino-acid sequence MIGYVLIRTAPGKEHDVYQQLEKIPQIKEKYGLFGEYDVILKIEATDADDVTEIVVGKVRAINGVVDTKTFIGTQFQG; translated from the coding sequence ATGATCGGCTACGTCCTCATCCGGACGGCTCCGGGCAAGGAGCACGACGTCTACCAGCAGCTCGAGAAGATCCCTCAGATCAAGGAGAAGTACGGGCTCTTTGGCGAATACGACGTCATCCTCAAGATCGAGGCGACCGACGCGGACGACGTGACCGAGATCGTCGTCGGCAAGGTCCGGGCCATCAACGGCGTCGTCGACACGAAGACCTTCATCGGCACGCAGTTCCAAGGCTAG
- a CDS encoding Lrp/AsnC family transcriptional regulator → MTDARTARPVVELDDLDTKIIRSLNKNARKSFRDIARELEVSLSTVSNRIRRLEGEGVIKGYVPVVDGSRIGYDLVVIVGVRIAHGKLMDVQQRIARNPHVFGVYDVTGEWDSMVIARFRDRDELNEFIKDMLAMEHVERSNTQLVLNTVKEERRVVL, encoded by the coding sequence ATGACCGACGCGCGCACGGCCCGTCCCGTGGTCGAGCTTGACGACCTCGACACGAAGATCATCCGCTCGCTCAACAAGAACGCGCGCAAGAGCTTCCGCGACATCGCGCGGGAGCTCGAGGTTTCCCTCTCCACGGTATCGAACCGCATCCGCAGGCTCGAAGGCGAGGGCGTGATCAAGGGCTACGTCCCCGTCGTGGACGGCTCGCGCATCGGCTACGACCTCGTCGTGATCGTGGGTGTGCGCATCGCCCACGGCAAGCTCATGGACGTGCAGCAGCGCATCGCGCGCAACCCGCACGTCTTTGGCGTTTACGACGTGACGGGCGAGTGGGACAGCATGGTGATCGCGCGCTTCCGCGATCGCGACGAGCTGAACGAGTTCATCAAGGACATGCTCGCCATGGAGCACGTGGAGCGCAGCAACACGCAGCTTGTGCTCAACACCGTCAAGGAAGAGCGGCGGGTCGTGCTGTAG
- a CDS encoding helix-turn-helix domain-containing protein, which translates to MRMGCRVRAAPLLGLVLAVTVLGASASAGEVVVTVSGSGARAEVDSEAGGRVQSHTPAPAAPAPPSTPSPSLAPRQALDRLPPPSTPALPVGGVVARVLLDVSETLQQSSSTLRWFVSGFPEIGRTVDPADRTNPEPPATGPRQLDRVWGLWPGDVEDPEAGLFDGTLLGGAWEGLAPDRVCDVFDIVVQELRSVLGGAADAWRDVSVESLDGRPLLLESTSVHAGIPADAPTGLAVEELRFGQRFEVPDARLPPPAESGLSPAARAQAGGPLASPFGDGSASRVATAAGVAARSVERLPDLWPAPAPATPAFHARAREETPALSVLERPAVAATVLLLGLALLGAVLYHRIRAHQALEHPVRRRIFETIRARKGASPSVLAAELGLHWTAVGYHLRVLERSGMARSVRRGRAVVFVAAGEVAHVGQAAVSASSREVLCAVAADPGRRLAEYARALGVPLPLLHYHVRRLVEAGDLVHVAGPGRRKRYAPAPETAVPALRGNDRVV; encoded by the coding sequence ATGCGCATGGGTTGCCGCGTGCGCGCAGCGCCGCTTCTTGGTCTTGTTCTGGCCGTCACGGTCCTTGGCGCCTCCGCGTCGGCGGGCGAGGTCGTCGTGACCGTGAGCGGATCGGGCGCCCGCGCGGAGGTGGATTCCGAGGCCGGAGGCCGCGTGCAGTCCCACACGCCCGCGCCCGCGGCGCCCGCACCGCCTTCCACGCCGTCCCCGTCGCTCGCTCCGCGGCAGGCCCTCGACCGCCTTCCGCCCCCTTCGACGCCCGCGCTTCCCGTTGGCGGCGTCGTGGCGCGCGTCCTCTTGGACGTTTCGGAGACCCTCCAGCAGTCGTCGTCGACGCTTCGGTGGTTCGTTTCCGGTTTCCCCGAAATCGGCCGGACGGTCGATCCGGCCGACCGCACGAATCCGGAACCCCCCGCCACGGGGCCCCGTCAGCTCGATCGGGTGTGGGGGCTTTGGCCCGGGGACGTCGAGGATCCCGAGGCCGGGCTTTTCGATGGCACGTTGCTGGGCGGCGCATGGGAGGGCTTGGCGCCCGACCGGGTCTGCGACGTCTTCGACATCGTCGTCCAGGAGCTTCGATCCGTCCTGGGCGGTGCGGCGGACGCCTGGCGGGACGTGTCCGTGGAATCCCTGGACGGGCGCCCGCTTCTGCTCGAAAGCACGAGCGTCCACGCGGGAATCCCGGCGGATGCTCCCACCGGACTTGCGGTCGAGGAGCTCCGTTTCGGCCAACGTTTCGAAGTGCCCGACGCGCGGCTTCCGCCGCCGGCGGAGAGTGGACTTTCCCCCGCCGCGCGCGCGCAAGCCGGCGGCCCGCTCGCGTCGCCTTTCGGCGACGGTTCCGCCTCCCGCGTTGCCACGGCCGCTGGCGTCGCCGCCCGATCCGTCGAGCGCCTGCCCGATCTCTGGCCGGCGCCCGCTCCCGCGACGCCCGCGTTCCACGCGCGCGCGAGGGAGGAAACGCCGGCTTTGTCCGTGCTGGAGCGGCCCGCGGTGGCCGCCACCGTGCTCCTCTTGGGCCTTGCGCTTCTTGGCGCAGTCCTCTACCACCGCATCCGGGCGCACCAGGCGCTCGAGCACCCGGTCCGCCGCCGCATCTTCGAGACGATCCGGGCGCGCAAGGGCGCCTCCCCCTCGGTCCTCGCTGCCGAGCTTGGCCTCCACTGGACGGCCGTGGGCTACCATCTGCGTGTGCTCGAGCGAAGCGGCATGGCGCGCTCCGTGCGTCGCGGGCGCGCCGTCGTGTTCGTGGCGGCCGGGGAGGTCGCCCACGTCGGGCAGGCCGCCGTCTCTGCGAGCAGCCGCGAGGTTCTTTGCGCCGTCGCCGCCGATCCGGGCCGGCGCCTGGCCGAGTACGCGCGGGCGCTTGGCGTGCCGCTGCCACTTCTGCACTACCACGTGCGGCGCCTCGTCGAGGCGGGCGATCTCGTCCACGTGGCGGGGCCGGGCCGCCGCAAGCGGTACGCGCCCGCGCCGGAAACGGCCGTTCCGGCGCTCCGCGGCAACGACCGGGTCGTCTGA
- a CDS encoding sialidase family protein, whose protein sequence is MKIHSLAAVAVVLASTLALGVPLVVEEEPPHASPAPLVDETPTFTAQRILDRERAGGEPVIAILPSGTILVAAHPGWTHANRADPNLVTGANGQSYVWRSADGGETFARVARVGGTGDVPGLANVPFSDCVPGLSDPDFAVTAEGVAYFTDFYKTGASVLRSLDDGQTWECRNLEDGPTRKDQDRPWLAARGDEVFFVSNFGGGHKVLRSVDGGATFVHVGTARCGGDLSIGADGLLFVGCSGGGLERSRDGGATWTRISPRGPQLVGAAALPEPAIDAAGNVYVAAVGFADRKVYLSVLPRDADAFLPPYTVSDAPVVPSGEKMWPWVTAGSEGRVAVTWYGTEGPMTLESEWRVFVSFVTEAASDSPTVTTVVATPQIVHRGRIQPGLALGLACDFTLDCVRNPRDRRMGDFFETAVDPQGFLHVVYSDTQAVGAGGLEGVPAGISHVGYVRQTGGVRLYASPADVHWYS, encoded by the coding sequence ATGAAGATCCATTCGCTTGCCGCCGTCGCCGTCGTGCTCGCCTCCACGCTTGCCCTTGGCGTTCCCCTCGTCGTGGAGGAGGAGCCCCCGCACGCCTCGCCCGCGCCCCTCGTTGACGAGACGCCGACGTTCACGGCGCAGCGCATCCTGGACCGCGAGCGCGCGGGCGGAGAGCCCGTGATCGCGATCCTTCCCTCCGGCACGATCCTCGTGGCCGCGCACCCCGGATGGACGCACGCCAATCGCGCCGACCCCAACCTCGTCACGGGCGCCAACGGCCAGTCGTACGTGTGGCGATCCGCCGACGGAGGCGAGACCTTCGCCCGCGTGGCTCGCGTCGGCGGGACGGGCGACGTGCCCGGCCTTGCGAACGTGCCGTTTTCCGACTGCGTGCCAGGCCTTTCCGATCCCGACTTTGCCGTCACGGCCGAGGGCGTTGCGTACTTCACGGACTTCTACAAGACGGGCGCAAGCGTCCTTCGCAGCCTCGACGACGGGCAGACGTGGGAATGCCGCAACCTCGAGGACGGCCCCACCCGCAAGGACCAGGATCGGCCGTGGCTTGCCGCGCGCGGCGACGAGGTCTTCTTCGTTTCGAACTTCGGCGGCGGCCACAAGGTGCTGCGCTCCGTGGACGGCGGCGCCACCTTCGTCCACGTGGGCACGGCACGCTGCGGCGGCGACCTGTCGATCGGCGCCGACGGCCTTCTGTTCGTCGGGTGCTCGGGCGGCGGGCTCGAGCGCTCACGCGACGGCGGCGCCACGTGGACGCGCATCTCCCCGCGCGGTCCGCAGCTTGTCGGCGCGGCCGCGCTGCCGGAGCCGGCCATCGACGCGGCCGGCAACGTGTACGTGGCGGCCGTGGGATTCGCCGACCGCAAGGTCTACCTGTCCGTCCTTCCCCGCGACGCCGACGCCTTCCTGCCGCCGTACACCGTAAGCGACGCGCCGGTCGTGCCCTCGGGCGAGAAGATGTGGCCCTGGGTCACGGCTGGCAGCGAGGGACGCGTGGCCGTGACGTGGTACGGCACCGAGGGTCCCATGACCCTCGAATCCGAGTGGCGCGTGTTCGTCTCCTTCGTGACCGAGGCAGCCTCGGACTCGCCGACGGTGACCACCGTCGTCGCGACGCCGCAGATCGTCCACCGCGGCCGCATCCAGCCGGGCCTTGCCCTCGGGCTTGCCTGCGACTTCACGCTCGACTGCGTTCGCAACCCGCGCGACCGGCGCATGGGGGACTTCTTCGAGACGGCCGTGGACCCTCAAGGGTTCCTGCACGTCGTCTACTCGGACACGCAGGCGGTGGGCGCAGGCGGCCTCGAGGGCGTGCCGGCGGGAATCTCGCACGTGGGATACGTGCGGCAGACCGGAGGCGTGCGCCTGTACGCAAGTCCCGCGGACGTGCACTGGTACTCGTAG
- a CDS encoding CARDB domain-containing protein — protein sequence MRGWVSAAVVVNLFLAGCALPSQVAGTPIALECFEGQACARTLSIEGGQPPYACALAPGSAVPEPFALSGCNLTGTPSLLAAGSTRSVLPAFAVTVTDNATPPRSETLAVTLSIVAAPPRLLPVVGAFCVVDVPCDGNARVATGQGGVPPYHFQSDTFREGAPPLGVVVGVDGIMTGIARQVGVFVFPVCVVDSVAKQDCGPVTLAVRPANDTPPSCPCEPLPDLLVTRILWDPAGTLREGDEVAFGARVDNVGQAPAGPFAILLELDGTFLRLREVESLAPGAYAAAVATWRAVAGSHTLRAVADSGDAVAESDETNNERTEALVVDARDPPPPPPPAQANAQILSVSCSRSFSHYESFYETTYYDVEIQAQGAMAGPTGTQIQARASIRWGSSAHSVSSREFEASWSRLNAYARERTAGDPAEGTWTATWRQDDWASKPGEYARVTLTLVVPRSDGGRDVSDVFSDRPC from the coding sequence ATGCGCGGGTGGGTGAGCGCGGCCGTCGTCGTGAACCTCTTCTTGGCCGGCTGCGCCCTGCCAAGCCAAGTCGCCGGCACGCCGATCGCACTGGAATGCTTCGAAGGACAGGCCTGCGCACGGACGCTTTCCATCGAAGGCGGGCAGCCGCCGTATGCGTGCGCGCTTGCTCCGGGCAGCGCCGTTCCCGAGCCTTTCGCCCTCTCCGGGTGCAACCTCACGGGCACGCCGTCGTTGCTGGCGGCCGGCTCCACGCGATCCGTGCTTCCCGCCTTTGCCGTGACCGTGACGGACAACGCCACGCCTCCGCGCAGCGAAACCCTCGCCGTCACCCTTTCCATCGTTGCCGCGCCGCCCCGGCTGCTGCCCGTCGTGGGCGCCTTCTGCGTCGTGGACGTTCCGTGCGACGGCAACGCGCGCGTGGCGACGGGGCAAGGCGGCGTTCCTCCGTACCACTTTCAATCCGACACCTTCCGCGAGGGCGCGCCGCCGTTGGGCGTGGTCGTGGGCGTCGACGGGATCATGACCGGGATCGCCCGCCAGGTCGGCGTCTTCGTTTTCCCCGTTTGCGTCGTCGATTCGGTCGCAAAGCAGGACTGCGGACCGGTCACGCTCGCGGTCCGGCCGGCAAACGACACGCCGCCAAGCTGTCCCTGCGAGCCTCTTCCGGACCTTCTTGTCACGCGCATCCTCTGGGACCCGGCCGGAACGCTGCGCGAAGGCGACGAGGTGGCCTTTGGCGCGCGCGTGGACAACGTGGGCCAGGCGCCGGCGGGCCCCTTCGCGATCCTTCTTGAGCTCGACGGCACCTTTCTGCGGCTGCGGGAGGTCGAGTCTCTGGCTCCCGGAGCCTACGCCGCTGCCGTTGCGACGTGGCGGGCGGTCGCGGGCAGTCATACCTTGCGCGCGGTGGCCGACTCGGGGGACGCGGTGGCCGAATCGGACGAGACGAACAACGAGCGGACAGAAGCGCTCGTGGTTGACGCCCGGGATCCGCCACCCCCGCCGCCGCCGGCGCAAGCCAACGCGCAGATCCTTTCGGTGTCGTGCAGCCGATCCTTCTCGCATTACGAGTCCTTCTACGAGACAACGTACTACGACGTCGAGATCCAAGCGCAAGGCGCCATGGCCGGACCCACCGGGACGCAGATCCAAGCCCGCGCCTCGATCCGCTGGGGCTCAAGCGCCCACAGCGTCTCGAGCCGAGAGTTTGAGGCTTCCTGGTCGCGCCTGAACGCATACGCGCGCGAAAGGACGGCCGGCGATCCCGCGGAGGGAACGTGGACGGCCACGTGGCGCCAGGACGATTGGGCGTCCAAGCCGGGCGAGTACGCGCGCGTCACGCTCACGCTCGTCGTTCCGCGCTCCGACGGCGGCCGAGACGTGAGCGACGTATTCTCCGACCGGCCCTGCTAA